A stretch of Suncus etruscus isolate mSunEtr1 chromosome 9, mSunEtr1.pri.cur, whole genome shotgun sequence DNA encodes these proteins:
- the ZHX3 gene encoding zinc fingers and homeoboxes protein 3, whose product MASKRKSTTPCMIPVKTVVLQETSAEAQPAEALPEGPPQDLPPEVPATSSEAAPSSSSADSTALANGHRSTLDGYSYSCRYCDFRSQDMTKFMGHINSEHTDFNKDPNFICTECSFLAKNPEGLSLHNAKCHSGEASFVWNVALSDNHVVIEQSIPESISTPDPSGEPNSEGTDGQAEIIITKTPIMKIMKGKAEAKKIHTLKENVPSQPVGETFPSQSSGEKEMKEGDHSFINGGVPVSQPSANSAKRPHTSNGPLIGTVPVLPAGIAQFLSLQQQPPVHAQHHPHQPLPTSKSLPKVMIPLSSIPTYNAAMDSNSFLKNSFHKFPYPTKAELCYLTVVTKYPEEQLKIWFTAQRLKQGISWSPEEIEDARKKMFSTVIQSVPQPTITVLNTPLVANAGNVQHLIQATLPGQVVGQPEGAAGGLLVTQPLLTNGLQAPNSSLPLSVSSVPKQSPVAPINTVCSNTTSAVKVVNAAQSLLTACPSITSQAFLDASIYKNKKSHEQLSALKGSFCRNQFPGQSEVEHLTKVTGLSTREVRKWFSDRRYHCRNLKGSRGLLPGEHSSLIIDSLPEAPFSPAAKPPDATNIPMAASLATHPSAKRQTWHQTPDFMPTKYKERAPEQLRILESSFAQNPLPLDEELDRLRTETKMTRREIDSWFSERRKRGTAEETKKVDKGASLEDEEAVEDEEEDLAHDLRIHGENDTPEAPDDHSLAERKVSPIKINLKNLRVSEANGKSELLGVELLEPEDDESTKPAEQPPGRGGYKKTVRQRHLLRQLFVQTQWPSNQDYDSIMTQTGLPRPEVVRWFGDSRYALKNGQLKWYEDYKRGNFPPGLLVITPGNRELLQDYYTTHKMLYEDDLQSLCDKTQMSSQQVKQWFAEKMGEETRAVADTGGGGEDQGPGDPPAVQKMGTGDAYLEVAETSELWEPSAPEAGSEPMDAQSPQAGLQLETD is encoded by the exons ATGGCCAGCAAGAGGAAATCTACCACCCCTTGCATGATCCCTGTGAAGACAGTGGTGCTGCAAGAGACCAGTGCAGAGGCTCAGCCTGCTGAGGCTTTGCCAGAAGGTCCTCCACAAGATCTGCCCCCAGAAGTGCCTGCTACCAGCAGTGAGGCGGCCCCGAGCTCCAGCAGTGCTGACAGTACTGCGCTGGCCAATGGGCATCGGAGCACTCTGGATGGTTACTCATATTCCTGTCGATACTGTGATTTCAGGTCCCAGGACATGACCAAGTTTATGGGACATATTAATTCAGAGCACACAGACTTCAATAAGGACCCAAATTTCATTTGTActgaatgcagttttttggcAAAAAACCCTGAGGGACTTTCTCTGCACAATGCCAAGTGCCACTCAGGAGAGGCCAGCTTTGTGTGGAATGTGGCCTTGTCAGACAATCATGTCGTCATAGAGCAGAGCATCCCTGAGAGCATCAGCACTCCTGATCCATCAGGTGAGCCCAATTCTGAAGGCACCGATGGGCAGGCAGAGATCATCATTACCAAAACTCCAATCATGAAGATAATGAAAGGCAAAGCTGAAGCCAAAAAAATTCACACACTCAAGGAGAATGTTCCCAGTCAGCCTGTTGGCGAGACTTTCCCAAGCCAATCTTCTGgggagaaagagatgaaagagggGGACCACTCCTTTATCAACGGAGGGGTTCCAGTCAGCCAGCCGTCTGCCAACTCTGCAAAACGCCCCCATACCTCCAATGGGCCCCTCATAGGAACTGTGCCCGTCTTACCAGCGGGCATAGCCCAGTTCCTTTCCCTCCAGCAGCAGCCCCCAGTGCATGCTCAGCACCACCCCCACCAGCCACTGCCCACCTCCAAGTCACTGCCCAAAGTGATGATCCCTCTGAGTAGCATTCCGACATACAATGCAGCCATGGACTCGAACAGCTTCCTGAAGAACTCCTTCCACAAGTTCCCCTATCCAACCAAAGCTGAGCTCTGCTACTTGACTGTGGTCACCAAGTATCCAGAAGAGCAACTCAAGATTTGGTTTACAGCCCAGAGGCTGAAGCAAGGAATCAGCTGGTCCCCTGAGGAGATTGAGGATGCCCGGAAAAAGATGTTCAGTACTGTCATTCAGTCTGTCCCACAGCCCACAATCACTGTTCTAAACACCCCGCTGGTGGCCAATGCTGGCAACGTCCAACATCTCATCCAGGCCACTCTACCAGGCCAAGTGGTGGGGCAACCCGAAGGTGCGGCAGGGGGCCTTCTGGTCACGCAGCCACTCTTGACCAATGGGTTGCAGGCGCCAAACTCTTCTCTTCCCCTGTCAGTTTCATCTGTCCCCAAGCAGTCACCTGTCGCCCCCATTAACACTGTGTGTTCTAACACCACCTCGGCTGTGAAGGTGGTCAATGCTGCCCAGTCACTCCTCACAGCATGTCCTAGTATCACCTCCCAAGCCTTCCTTGATGCCAGCATCTACAAAAACAAGAAGTCCCATGAGCAGCTGTCTGCGCTGAAAGGTAGCTTCTGTCGGAACCAGTTTCCAGGACAGAGTGAGGTTGAACATCTGACCAAAGTGACTGGCCTCAGTACAAGAGAGGTGCGGAAGTGGTTCAGTGACCGGAGGTACCACTGCAGGAATCTGAAGGGCTCCAGAGGCCTGCTGCCAGGCGAGCACAGCTCCCTCATCATTGACTCACTGCCTGAGGCACCCTTCTCTCCAGCAGCCAAGCCTCCTGACGCCACCAACATCCCGATGGCAGCCAGCCTGGCTACCCACCCTTCCGCCAAGCGACAGACCTGGCACCAGACCCCCGACTTCATGCCAACCAAGTACAAGGAGCGTGCCCCCGAGCAGCTCAGAATTCTAGAGAGTAGTTTTGCACAGAACCCCCTTCCTCTTGACGAGGAGCTGGACCGCCTAAGAACAGAAACCAAAATGACCCGAAGGGAGATTGATAGCTGGTTTTCAGAGCGGCGGAAAAGAGGGACAGCTGAGGAGACCAAGAAGGTGGATAAGGGTGCATCTCTGGAAGATGAGGAGGCTGTGGAGGATGAGGAAGAAGATCTGGCCCATGATCTAAGGATCCATGGTGAAAATGACACTCCGGAAGCACCTGACGACCACAGCTTGGCAGAACGAAAGGTCAGCCCCATCAAAATCAACCTGAAGAACCTGCGGGTCAGTGAAGCCAATGGTAAGAGTGAGCTGCTAGGGGTGGAGCTCTTGGAACCTGAAGATGATGAGTCCACTAAGCCAGCCGAGCAACCACCAGGCAGGGGGGGCTACAAGAAGACAGTTCGGCAGAGGCATCTACTACGCCAACTCTTCGTGCAGACCCAGTGGCCAAGCAACCAGGACTATGACTCTATCATGACTCAGACAGGCCTGCCGCGGCCAGAGGTGGTACGCTGGTTCGGGGACAGCAGGTATGCCTTGAAGAATGGCCAGCTCAAGTGGTATGAAGACTACAAGAGGGGGAACTTCCCGCCAGGACTGCTGGTCATCACCCCTGGTAATCGGGAGCTACTGCAGGACTATTACACAACACACAAGATGCTGTATGAAGATGACCTGCAGAGCCTCTGTGACAAGACCCAGATGAGCTCCCAGCAAGTCAAGCAGTGGTTCGCCGAGAAGATGGGCGAGGAGACTCGTGCTGTGGCTGACACTGGTGGCGGCGGCGAGGACCAGGGCCCTGGTGACCCACCAGCAGTTCAAAAAATGGGGACGGGTGATGCCTATTTGGAGGTTGCTGAGACTAGTGAATTGTGGGAGCCCAGTGCCCCTGAGGCTGGCTCAGAGCCCATGGATGCACAGAGTCCCCAAGCTGGACTTCAGTTGG AAACAGACTGA